Proteins encoded within one genomic window of Rubritalea squalenifaciens DSM 18772:
- a CDS encoding ribonuclease D → MIQTSQELAEYLDNCQGDFRGLDTEADSLHRYHEKLCLLQFTDGENHALIDPLAIEDLSPLTKFLETASIWMHGADYDIVMMRRDLGVVPPVIWDTQIAARLLGVRQFGYANLVQHYLDIELSKASQKADWSQRPLTEKMEQYAINDVRYLKPMAEIMIASLKEKGRYEWFVESCDNAREKVLERPQSKEDPWRISGSGKMNPKGLAYLRALWYWRDTEAAEWDRPSFMVCGNKQLIAWVNQVLKGQTPELPKHFRSQRRKNFFKAITEVQELPDNKLPQRKKAGPKRIKDDGFDDRVNVLMEKRDAVAAELDIDSSLIIARAVIESLAANEVGPEEVLMKWQVELLGL, encoded by the coding sequence ATGATTCAAACATCACAAGAATTAGCAGAATATTTGGATAACTGTCAGGGTGACTTTCGTGGCTTGGATACGGAGGCTGATAGTTTGCATCGATATCACGAGAAATTGTGTCTTCTGCAGTTCACTGATGGGGAGAATCACGCCTTGATCGATCCATTGGCCATCGAAGATCTCAGTCCACTGACAAAGTTTCTGGAGACTGCGAGTATCTGGATGCATGGTGCGGACTACGATATCGTCATGATGCGCCGTGATCTGGGAGTTGTGCCTCCTGTAATCTGGGATACCCAGATAGCGGCGCGCTTGCTCGGGGTTCGCCAGTTCGGTTACGCGAACTTGGTTCAGCACTATCTGGATATCGAGCTTTCCAAGGCCTCTCAGAAAGCTGACTGGTCTCAGCGTCCGCTGACGGAGAAGATGGAGCAGTATGCGATCAATGATGTCAGGTATCTGAAGCCTATGGCGGAGATCATGATCGCATCTCTCAAGGAGAAGGGGCGCTATGAGTGGTTCGTAGAGAGTTGTGATAATGCCCGTGAAAAGGTTCTGGAGAGACCACAGAGTAAGGAGGATCCGTGGAGGATTTCTGGTTCTGGGAAGATGAACCCTAAGGGGCTGGCATATCTACGTGCTCTCTGGTACTGGCGTGATACTGAGGCTGCTGAGTGGGATAGACCATCGTTTATGGTGTGCGGCAACAAGCAATTGATTGCTTGGGTGAATCAGGTTCTCAAAGGGCAGACTCCGGAATTGCCCAAGCATTTCCGATCCCAGCGCAGAAAGAATTTCTTCAAGGCGATTACTGAGGTGCAGGAATTGCCAGACAACAAGTTGCCGCAGCGCAAAAAGGCGGGTCCTAAGCGTATCAAAGATGATGGTTTTGATGATCGAGTGAATGTGCTGATGGAGAAAAGGGATGCTGTTGCGGCTGAGTTGGACATTGATTCTTCCCTGATTATTGCACGTGCTGTGATTGAATCCTTGGCTGCGAACGAGGTTGGGCCTGAAGAGGTTTTGATGAAGTGGCAGGTGGAGCTTCTGGGACTCTAG
- a CDS encoding Amuc_1100 family pilus-like protein — protein MSWIQENKFTSALAGVTLVGSAALIYLSVQKSGDAKDFRNNTKKMEATELKLQQSVPFPNAENREVKQENVRAFHDAAVKLQDKLLAYRPESMEDFPTTQFGPMLNKYRESLNTAFEESKGKVPDNTFYGFEEYTAKQPFEQATGELKYQLEAFQWLFSQLASAGDVELTKVVRSKIEAEKPGSNDRRNGREAKDDSVYEAQTLEIAFRGTEAQAQKVLESIANSEKYFFAIRTIRVLNDKTEAPTKADAQVAAAQPADPADGGFGGFDAAGDGGFFAPAEGDGEEGAADGAAAADATPEPAQPAAMDDTRDLMPILGDEKVNVYLQMELLVFKPKSDVKIPGKGGSAADNEE, from the coding sequence ATGAGCTGGATACAGGAAAACAAATTTACCTCGGCACTTGCAGGTGTCACCTTAGTGGGGTCAGCAGCTCTGATTTATCTGTCCGTTCAGAAATCAGGCGATGCCAAAGACTTCCGTAACAATACCAAGAAAATGGAGGCCACTGAGCTGAAGCTTCAGCAAAGTGTTCCATTCCCGAATGCTGAAAACCGTGAGGTCAAGCAGGAGAATGTACGTGCCTTCCATGATGCAGCTGTCAAGTTGCAGGACAAGTTGCTTGCTTATCGTCCAGAGTCCATGGAGGACTTTCCCACCACTCAGTTCGGTCCTATGCTGAACAAGTACCGGGAGTCTCTCAATACGGCTTTCGAGGAGAGCAAAGGCAAAGTACCTGACAATACGTTCTATGGTTTTGAGGAGTATACTGCTAAGCAGCCGTTCGAGCAGGCGACTGGTGAACTCAAGTACCAGCTTGAGGCTTTCCAGTGGCTCTTCTCACAGCTTGCTAGCGCAGGTGATGTCGAGTTGACCAAGGTAGTTAGATCGAAGATCGAAGCTGAGAAGCCTGGTTCTAACGACAGGCGTAATGGTAGAGAAGCTAAGGATGACTCAGTATACGAAGCGCAAACTCTTGAGATTGCCTTCCGTGGTACTGAAGCGCAGGCGCAGAAGGTGCTCGAGTCCATTGCAAACTCTGAGAAGTACTTCTTCGCCATTCGCACCATTCGTGTGCTGAATGACAAAACTGAGGCGCCGACCAAAGCTGATGCGCAAGTTGCTGCAGCCCAGCCGGCAGACCCTGCTGATGGTGGTTTCGGAGGATTTGATGCGGCCGGTGATGGTGGCTTCTTTGCTCCTGCTGAAGGTGATGGAGAAGAAGGTGCTGCTGATGGCGCCGCCGCAGCTGATGCGACTCCTGAGCCTGCTCAACCAGCAGCGATGGATGATACACGTGACCTAATGCCGATTCTTGGTGATGAGAAGGTGAATGTGTATCTGCAGATGGAGTTACTGGTCTTCAAGCCAAAGAGTGATGTGAAGATTCCGGGTAAGGGCGGTAGTGCCGCTGATAACGAAGAATAA
- a CDS encoding Amuc_1098 family type IV pilus outer membrane protein: protein MEKTPTHRSSRTAAMLMAAAAVVPLASHVAYAQSDLVKREIAQRAARTQEADAALLAGRKAYAENDYETAVAEYRKAISLLPTGPVAAQRRHAYTGHLVDGVIALTQQYRRTGRYQEARSLLNDVLEKDPNNVAAKQQLEYLDDPIRTNPVLTYEHTTNVDSVRKLLYRAEGYFNLGQFDEAEGEYKEVLRIDRYNQAARRGMEKIAKVKSDYYRAAYDHTRAEMLRQVDQAWEIAVPPAGVFDGPNNPIEEEVTGALYLRRKLKNIDIPVVDFNNISVNEAVDFLRMRSRELDRDELDPNKKGINFVVRTPAVVGGDAGGDAGGFGGDAAAPGSKRIDTLMLRNVPLEVVLDQICKKTGLRYRVEDYAVVLLPATDVDDAELFTRSFTVPPDFLTLIGEGSSGAGAVSDDPFDTGGGDTGLKAAPPVKDSLEKSGIVFPEGATATFSKARSVLTVRNTATNIDLVEALVQSLREQKPKQIKMLTKFVEISQENTDELGFDWVVSPFGLDANTMFLGGGTIGNGSPRTSTNFNSPVKGFGIPGIPTAQNLNVSNIATGGLRSGDYAINRDSIDAFLNNPNRTSQNSSVAPGILSLTGLFSDGQVQMIMRGLSQKKGADVMTAPSIVSRSGEKATIEIIREFIYPTEYEPPELPNQVGGITGGLNNDGGLQGGGAFPVTPATPTAFETRNTGVTLEVEPTLGEDGYTIDLRFAPEIVEFEGFINYGSPIQTTAQDAIGNPVTITITENRIEMPVFSTRRVNTGLTIYDGHTVAVGGLMREDVQNVEDKVPVLGDLPLVGRLFQSKSENHIKSNLIIFVTAQIIDATGQPIRQAYAGGGSSPSLGGGGAEGVLPSMPK, encoded by the coding sequence ATGGAAAAAACACCTACGCATCGATCCAGCCGCACAGCAGCCATGCTCATGGCAGCGGCAGCTGTCGTGCCGCTTGCTTCCCATGTAGCCTACGCCCAGAGTGATCTCGTTAAGAGAGAAATCGCTCAGCGTGCTGCAAGAACTCAGGAAGCTGACGCGGCCCTCCTCGCAGGTCGTAAGGCCTACGCTGAAAATGACTACGAGACTGCTGTAGCAGAGTATCGCAAAGCGATCAGTCTGCTGCCAACTGGTCCAGTAGCAGCTCAGCGCCGTCACGCTTACACCGGACACCTGGTGGATGGCGTGATCGCCCTTACCCAGCAATACAGACGTACAGGTCGCTATCAGGAAGCACGTTCACTTCTGAACGATGTTCTTGAGAAAGATCCTAACAACGTCGCAGCCAAGCAACAGCTTGAGTATCTTGACGATCCTATTCGTACAAACCCAGTACTTACCTATGAGCACACCACGAACGTAGATTCCGTGCGTAAGCTCCTTTACCGTGCTGAGGGTTACTTCAACCTTGGTCAATTCGACGAGGCTGAAGGCGAGTACAAGGAAGTTCTCCGCATCGACCGCTACAACCAGGCAGCGCGACGTGGCATGGAGAAGATCGCTAAGGTGAAATCTGACTACTACCGTGCTGCCTACGATCACACCCGCGCAGAAATGCTTCGCCAGGTGGATCAGGCATGGGAAATCGCCGTTCCTCCTGCAGGTGTCTTTGATGGCCCTAATAACCCAATCGAGGAAGAAGTGACTGGTGCTCTCTATTTGCGCCGTAAGCTCAAGAACATCGATATTCCAGTAGTTGATTTTAACAACATTTCTGTAAACGAAGCGGTTGATTTCCTCCGCATGCGTTCACGTGAACTCGACCGTGACGAGCTTGATCCAAACAAGAAAGGCATCAACTTCGTTGTCCGTACGCCAGCCGTTGTTGGTGGTGATGCAGGCGGCGATGCCGGTGGATTCGGTGGCGACGCTGCAGCCCCAGGCTCCAAGCGCATCGATACCCTCATGCTCCGCAACGTGCCTCTCGAGGTAGTTCTGGACCAGATCTGTAAGAAGACTGGCCTTCGCTACCGCGTAGAAGATTACGCAGTGGTGCTTCTGCCAGCAACTGACGTTGATGATGCAGAGCTCTTCACACGTTCCTTCACTGTACCACCAGACTTCCTGACACTCATCGGTGAAGGTAGCTCCGGTGCAGGTGCTGTATCCGACGATCCGTTTGATACTGGTGGTGGCGATACAGGTCTCAAGGCTGCTCCTCCAGTTAAGGATAGTCTCGAGAAGTCCGGTATCGTATTCCCGGAAGGTGCAACTGCTACCTTCTCCAAGGCACGTTCCGTACTTACTGTGCGTAACACAGCTACCAATATCGACCTCGTTGAGGCACTCGTTCAATCTCTGCGTGAGCAGAAGCCTAAGCAGATCAAAATGCTTACGAAGTTTGTTGAGATCTCTCAGGAGAACACAGACGAACTCGGCTTTGACTGGGTAGTTTCTCCATTCGGTCTTGATGCGAACACCATGTTCCTGGGTGGCGGTACCATCGGTAATGGTTCGCCTCGTACTTCAACGAACTTTAATAGTCCTGTTAAAGGCTTTGGTATTCCTGGAATTCCAACCGCTCAGAATCTGAATGTATCAAACATCGCAACAGGTGGCCTTCGCTCCGGTGACTACGCTATCAACCGTGACAGTATTGATGCCTTCCTGAACAACCCTAATCGGACATCCCAGAACAGCAGTGTTGCTCCTGGTATCCTTTCCCTTACGGGTCTGTTCTCAGATGGACAGGTGCAGATGATTATGCGCGGCCTCTCTCAGAAGAAGGGTGCTGACGTAATGACTGCTCCTAGCATCGTTTCCCGCTCCGGTGAAAAAGCTACGATTGAGATCATTCGTGAGTTTATTTACCCAACTGAGTACGAACCACCAGAACTTCCAAACCAGGTTGGCGGTATCACCGGCGGTCTGAACAACGACGGTGGTCTTCAAGGTGGTGGTGCCTTCCCAGTTACTCCAGCTACACCAACAGCGTTCGAAACACGCAATACTGGTGTGACACTTGAGGTTGAGCCAACACTCGGTGAAGATGGTTACACTATCGATCTCCGTTTCGCTCCTGAAATCGTAGAATTCGAAGGATTCATTAACTATGGTTCCCCGATCCAAACTACAGCTCAGGATGCAATTGGTAATCCAGTGACTATCACCATTACTGAGAACCGTATTGAAATGCCAGTATTCTCCACACGACGTGTGAACACTGGTCTGACAATCTACGACGGCCACACAGTGGCAGTTGGTGGTCTCATGCGTGAAGATGTTCAGAACGTAGAGGACAAGGTGCCTGTACTTGGTGATCTCCCACTTGTTGGACGTTTGTTCCAGTCCAAGTCTGAGAACCACATCAAGAGCAACCTGATCATCTTCGTGACTGCTCAGATCATTGATGCGACTGGTCAGCCAATCCGCCAAGCATACGCTGGTGGTGGATCATCACCAAGCCTTGGTGGTGGTGGCGCTGAAGGTGTACTGCCATCAATGCCTAAGTAA
- the coaE gene encoding dephospho-CoA kinase (Dephospho-CoA kinase (CoaE) performs the final step in coenzyme A biosynthesis.), with translation MKKLGLTGGIATGKSTACEYFTQAGAVVFDCDACVWELYQCREVLDKVKALFGEGAVTEEGELNRPWMRKVVFGDERKKQKLQDLIHPMVRKECLARMAEAEHTSSASLFIADVPLLFEGGFDFGQDANLVVAVSRKTQVQRLIMRSGFDDATVHAILEAQLPISHKVKCADVVLWNEGPKFVLKSQIERFIEDLRS, from the coding sequence ATGAAAAAACTTGGTCTAACGGGTGGGATAGCCACCGGCAAAAGCACGGCTTGTGAGTATTTCACGCAGGCTGGTGCGGTTGTGTTCGATTGTGATGCCTGTGTCTGGGAGTTGTATCAGTGCAGGGAGGTTTTGGATAAGGTCAAAGCCTTGTTTGGCGAGGGGGCTGTGACTGAAGAGGGGGAGCTGAATAGACCGTGGATGAGGAAAGTGGTCTTTGGGGATGAGCGGAAGAAGCAAAAGCTCCAGGATTTGATCCACCCCATGGTAAGAAAAGAATGTCTTGCCAGAATGGCGGAGGCGGAGCATACTTCGTCAGCGTCATTGTTTATTGCAGATGTGCCGCTTCTGTTTGAAGGTGGCTTTGACTTCGGTCAGGATGCAAATCTGGTGGTCGCTGTATCGCGTAAGACGCAGGTGCAGAGGCTGATAATGAGGAGCGGATTCGATGATGCTACGGTCCATGCCATTCTTGAGGCTCAACTCCCCATTTCCCATAAGGTGAAATGTGCCGATGTTGTGCTATGGAATGAAGGTCCTAAATTTGTGTTAAAGTCACAGATAGAAAGATTTATAGAAGATTTAAGATCATGA
- the gyrB gene encoding DNA topoisomerase (ATP-hydrolyzing) subunit B gives MSDSPKEPEIAETNVSNEQEYGASQIDKLEGLEAVRKRPGMYIGDPDVRGLHHCVFEVLDNSIDEHLAGYCSTIQVTIHVDGSISISDDGRGIPVDMHPKFGIPAVELVLTSLHAGGKFGQGAYKYSGGLHGVGAKCVNALSDWFRAEVTRDGKVYQIQFERGKTTEPLEVVGEAPSSKTGTKITFFPDATIFVDTIEFEFDRLATRLRELTFLNPGLTIVLEDENPEKSRKETFFYARGIEEFVEQLGVNKTTVHESPVVLTGKRKVEIDYDGKTMEDDVFADVVFQYNDSYQDNILCYANSIPNADGGTHLTGFRGALTRSINQYAKANKILKDKDPSLSGDDVREGIVCVISVKMPNPRFSSQTKDKLVNAEIEGVVSSIVYEGLQEYFEENPNLAKMIIDKAVNAARAREAARKARETVRKSVMSGGGLPGKLADCSERDPAKSEIYIVEGDSAGGSAKSGRNRTTQAILPLRGKVINVEKARLHKALQNKEIQAMITAIGAGIGEGDQEGAFNLEKVRYHKVIIMTDADIDGAHIRTLLLTFFCRHMPELVKAGYLYIAQPPLYKITRKKREEYIADDPALNKILIELGSEDVRLVKDGKDAVTDGEVLRGVLDSLAQLKRFIGALEGHGGNFRDLLEARVEGHLPEYMVRVRQGNEEFIHYLNTEKDLLEFAANNRDLRLFDEELTEEEEAGYKEKYAGVQRRAMKHELHEAHAIQKILGRINELGVPTEPFYSDDKPLFDLCEGAGDQEEALPVFNLFELLDKVLEIGRRGMRIQRFKGLGEMNAKELYNTTMDPETRQLLRVRLDEENALEADKMFDVLMGDIVEPRKRFIEDNALNVRNLDV, from the coding sequence ATGTCTGATTCGCCTAAAGAGCCTGAAATTGCTGAAACAAATGTCTCAAACGAACAGGAGTATGGCGCCTCACAAATCGATAAACTGGAGGGTCTTGAAGCCGTCCGTAAACGTCCCGGTATGTATATCGGTGACCCTGATGTCAGAGGCCTCCATCACTGTGTATTTGAAGTTCTAGATAACTCCATTGACGAGCATCTTGCTGGTTATTGTAGTACGATCCAAGTGACCATCCATGTGGATGGCTCCATTTCCATCTCTGATGATGGTCGTGGTATCCCGGTGGATATGCACCCTAAGTTTGGTATTCCGGCCGTTGAACTGGTGCTTACGAGCCTGCACGCGGGTGGTAAGTTTGGCCAGGGTGCGTACAAGTACTCCGGCGGTCTTCACGGTGTGGGCGCCAAGTGTGTGAACGCTCTGTCAGATTGGTTCCGTGCTGAAGTTACCAGAGATGGTAAAGTATACCAGATTCAGTTTGAGCGCGGTAAGACCACTGAGCCTCTGGAGGTTGTCGGTGAAGCTCCATCCAGCAAGACTGGCACCAAGATCACTTTCTTCCCGGATGCGACTATCTTTGTTGATACCATTGAGTTTGAATTTGATCGTTTGGCTACTCGCCTACGTGAGTTGACGTTCCTAAACCCAGGTCTCACCATCGTACTTGAAGATGAGAACCCTGAAAAATCTCGCAAAGAGACTTTCTTCTATGCGAGAGGTATCGAGGAATTCGTGGAGCAGCTTGGGGTTAATAAGACGACAGTGCATGAATCTCCGGTAGTCCTCACAGGTAAGCGCAAAGTCGAGATTGATTACGATGGCAAGACCATGGAAGATGATGTCTTTGCAGATGTTGTTTTCCAATACAATGATAGCTACCAAGATAATATCCTGTGTTATGCGAACTCTATTCCAAACGCAGACGGTGGTACGCACCTGACAGGTTTCCGTGGCGCCTTGACCCGCTCCATTAACCAGTACGCGAAGGCTAACAAGATCCTGAAAGACAAGGATCCGTCACTTTCCGGTGACGACGTCCGTGAAGGGATCGTCTGTGTCATCAGTGTGAAGATGCCAAACCCGCGTTTCAGTTCCCAGACTAAAGACAAGCTGGTGAATGCTGAGATCGAGGGTGTGGTTAGTTCCATTGTTTACGAGGGTCTTCAGGAGTATTTTGAAGAGAATCCGAATCTCGCGAAGATGATCATCGACAAGGCAGTGAATGCTGCCCGTGCACGTGAAGCGGCTCGCAAGGCGCGTGAAACCGTGCGTAAGTCTGTGATGTCTGGTGGTGGTCTACCCGGTAAGCTGGCTGACTGCTCCGAGCGAGATCCGGCCAAGTCTGAAATCTACATTGTGGAGGGTGACTCCGCTGGTGGTTCTGCGAAATCTGGTCGTAACCGTACTACTCAGGCGATTCTGCCATTGCGTGGTAAGGTGATCAACGTGGAGAAAGCACGTCTTCATAAGGCGCTGCAAAACAAGGAAATTCAGGCGATGATTACGGCGATTGGTGCTGGCATCGGTGAGGGTGACCAAGAAGGTGCGTTCAATCTTGAGAAGGTGCGTTACCACAAGGTTATCATCATGACGGATGCTGATATTGACGGCGCGCACATTCGTACGCTGTTGCTGACTTTCTTCTGCCGTCATATGCCTGAGTTGGTGAAAGCTGGATATCTTTATATCGCCCAGCCGCCACTCTATAAGATTACGCGTAAGAAGCGTGAGGAGTACATTGCAGACGATCCAGCACTGAACAAGATCCTCATCGAGCTTGGTTCCGAGGATGTGCGTCTTGTCAAGGATGGTAAAGATGCCGTCACTGATGGTGAGGTTCTTCGTGGCGTACTTGATTCTCTCGCGCAGCTGAAGCGTTTCATCGGTGCTCTCGAAGGGCACGGTGGTAATTTCCGTGACTTACTTGAAGCCCGTGTCGAGGGTCATTTGCCAGAGTATATGGTGCGTGTGCGCCAAGGTAATGAAGAGTTTATTCACTATCTTAATACTGAGAAAGATCTTCTTGAGTTCGCGGCTAACAACCGTGACCTTCGACTTTTTGATGAAGAACTAACAGAAGAAGAGGAAGCTGGATACAAAGAGAAGTATGCTGGTGTCCAGCGCCGTGCGATGAAGCATGAACTACATGAAGCGCATGCTATCCAGAAGATTCTCGGTCGCATTAATGAGCTCGGTGTTCCAACTGAACCGTTCTATTCTGATGATAAGCCGCTCTTTGATTTGTGTGAAGGTGCAGGTGATCAGGAGGAAGCACTTCCGGTGTTTAACCTCTTCGAGCTCCTTGATAAAGTGTTAGAAATTGGTCGCCGCGGGATGCGAATCCAGCGATTCAAGGGTCTTGGTGAGATGAATGCCAAAGAGCTTTATAACACCACCATGGATCCAGAGACCCGCCAGCTTCTTCGTGTCCGTCTCGATGAGGAAAATGCTCTTGAGGCTGACAAAATGTTCGACGTCCTGATGGGCGATATCGTTGAGCCGCGCAAGCGTTTCATCGAGGACAATGCTCTTAACGTACGTAACCTGGACGTTTAA
- the rho gene encoding transcription termination factor Rho, producing MSEELPNEEAEEIKPEAEVDQQGGDTQPAEEEEPKYDVPEKVNVNEFRELPLAEMHEIVEKLPIRTQTTATKSQLVFDILSFYAKHGTILEGYGFMEQAKDNYAMLRDPKRSFKTSPDDLYIGGDLIRKHGLAVGQKITVRMRAPRGRDKYLSALEVLAVEGVPVEEYSKPKDFDKLTPLFPNERIILENGKEGGLGVRLVDLIAPLGKGQRGLIVAPPRGGKTILLKQIAKSIKSNHPEVELIILLLDERPEEVTDFEETVDAEVFSSTFDEPSRRHAQVSDLVLERAKRLVELGKDVVLLLDSLTRLARGHNNANQGGPIGSGGVSPAALQKSRKFFGAARNVEEGGSLTILATALIETESRMDEVIFEEFKGTGNMEIRLDRELAEKRVYPAIHIPQSGTRNDDRLYHPDEMQRVLEIRRVVAALPVGDAVTTLLKALNQTQNNAELLLKGL from the coding sequence ATGAGCGAAGAACTGCCGAACGAAGAAGCCGAAGAAATTAAGCCTGAGGCTGAAGTTGATCAGCAAGGAGGTGATACTCAGCCAGCCGAAGAGGAGGAGCCGAAGTATGATGTCCCTGAAAAGGTGAATGTGAACGAATTTCGTGAGCTGCCTCTTGCTGAGATGCACGAGATCGTGGAGAAATTGCCAATCCGGACACAGACTACGGCTACCAAGAGCCAGCTAGTCTTTGATATCCTGAGCTTTTATGCCAAGCATGGCACGATTCTGGAGGGCTATGGTTTCATGGAGCAGGCTAAGGATAATTACGCAATGCTGCGTGATCCAAAGCGTTCTTTCAAGACCTCTCCGGACGATCTTTACATTGGTGGAGATCTGATTCGTAAGCACGGTTTGGCTGTTGGTCAGAAAATTACCGTAAGGATGCGTGCTCCAAGAGGGCGCGATAAATACTTGTCTGCTTTGGAGGTTCTGGCGGTTGAGGGTGTTCCTGTAGAGGAGTACTCCAAGCCGAAAGATTTTGATAAACTCACCCCTCTTTTCCCGAATGAGCGTATCATCTTGGAAAATGGTAAGGAAGGTGGTCTGGGTGTACGTTTGGTTGATTTGATTGCTCCACTAGGTAAGGGGCAGCGTGGTTTGATCGTGGCTCCTCCTCGTGGGGGCAAGACGATCCTGCTCAAGCAAATTGCCAAGTCCATCAAGTCTAACCATCCTGAGGTTGAGCTAATCATTCTCTTGCTTGATGAGCGCCCTGAGGAGGTAACTGATTTCGAGGAGACCGTGGATGCGGAAGTTTTTAGTTCTACCTTCGATGAGCCATCACGCCGTCATGCCCAGGTGTCAGACTTGGTGTTAGAGAGGGCTAAGCGTCTCGTTGAGCTTGGTAAGGATGTAGTGCTTCTGCTAGACTCCTTGACTCGTCTGGCACGTGGTCACAACAATGCTAACCAAGGTGGACCTATAGGTAGTGGTGGTGTTAGCCCAGCAGCGTTGCAGAAGAGTCGCAAGTTTTTCGGAGCTGCGCGTAACGTAGAAGAAGGGGGAAGCCTGACTATTTTAGCCACCGCTTTGATCGAGACTGAAAGCCGTATGGATGAAGTCATCTTTGAGGAATTCAAGGGAACTGGTAATATGGAAATCCGTCTTGATAGAGAATTAGCAGAAAAACGTGTTTACCCGGCGATCCATATCCCTCAAAGTGGAACACGTAATGATGACCGACTCTATCATCCTGATGAAATGCAGAGGGTGTTAGAGATCAGACGTGTTGTCGCAGCGCTTCCAGTAGGAGACGCAGTGACAACCTTGCTGAAGGCTCTCAATCAGACGCAAAATAACGCAGAACTATTACTCAAGGGTCTGTAG
- a CDS encoding Amuc_1099 family pilus-like system protein, which produces MSWAKENYEKAAVGGAAVVALAVGAIILFGGDKASKGGGRVPEPNNDASVAAAGRLDSALELRDAGIKIDDIVDPDGRKLGIFVGQRLYVKTGSEQPIDLYSTEEEVHPGIPNRWWIEHNLDPGYANAPERDPDGDGFTNMDEATAKTDPNDAKAHPLPIKKIAADSVEEFKYRMKWSALGGDDISVYYRDIAGNRMNQQVKPGDKLFDKEPMNQRFQLGKKQQVDDDRGMTQDAYELKDLHPLKQGRTLLLLKRGKASGENEFSDYSANLRLNALGQGGETFKLEEGESFSLPYDPKAAVKPYKLKSIKPDGSGSYQLEFEYEEDGQKKTHTIPGKGK; this is translated from the coding sequence ATGTCTTGGGCAAAAGAAAATTACGAAAAAGCAGCAGTAGGTGGAGCGGCAGTCGTTGCTCTCGCTGTTGGTGCAATAATTCTGTTTGGTGGCGATAAAGCCTCAAAAGGGGGTGGGCGCGTTCCAGAGCCAAACAATGACGCCAGTGTGGCAGCTGCAGGTCGTCTTGACTCTGCTCTTGAGTTGAGAGATGCAGGTATCAAGATTGATGACATCGTTGATCCTGACGGCAGGAAGCTTGGAATCTTTGTAGGGCAGCGTCTCTACGTGAAGACTGGCAGTGAACAGCCGATCGATCTCTACAGTACAGAGGAAGAGGTTCATCCCGGTATTCCTAACCGCTGGTGGATTGAGCACAACCTAGATCCCGGCTACGCGAATGCTCCTGAGAGAGATCCGGATGGCGATGGTTTCACCAACATGGATGAGGCTACGGCAAAAACCGACCCTAACGACGCAAAAGCACATCCTCTGCCGATTAAGAAGATCGCTGCAGATAGTGTCGAGGAGTTCAAGTACCGCATGAAGTGGAGTGCCCTCGGTGGTGATGATATTTCCGTCTACTATCGTGACATTGCCGGTAATAGGATGAATCAGCAGGTGAAGCCTGGCGACAAACTCTTTGATAAGGAGCCTATGAATCAGCGCTTCCAGCTGGGTAAGAAACAGCAGGTAGACGATGATCGTGGTATGACACAGGATGCTTACGAGCTTAAGGATCTTCATCCGCTGAAGCAGGGGCGCACATTGTTGCTTCTCAAGCGCGGTAAGGCTTCCGGTGAGAACGAGTTTTCTGACTATAGTGCTAATCTCAGATTAAATGCTCTTGGCCAAGGTGGCGAGACCTTCAAGCTTGAGGAGGGTGAGTCATTCTCACTTCCGTATGATCCTAAGGCGGCTGTAAAGCCATATAAGCTGAAGTCTATCAAGCCTGACGGCAGTGGTTCGTACCAGCTTGAGTTTGAGTATGAAGAGGATGGTCAGAAGAAAACCCACACCATTCCTGGAAAAGGTAAATAG